In Anaerolineales bacterium, one DNA window encodes the following:
- a CDS encoding methyltransferase domain-containing protein, producing MTTQTYEYHGLMVKYWDLLRGDTSDWADRFFYLDVIKKYGQPALDVGCSSGRLLLDYLAQEIDIDGVDISPEMIAMCELNAKRKNLTPNLYVQNMAELSLPRKYRTILVPSSSIQLLLKPGQALQAMRHFYDHLESGGALASPFMTLWRQGDPLDTGFEQEAVRPEDGATIRRTGWSRFDPETNMEDTRDTWEVIKDGVMIQSEVHSQSPATLSYTQAEAVALFEQAGFKDIQSFSEFTFTPVKPEDTLFTVVGIKP from the coding sequence ATGACAACCCAAACCTATGAGTATCACGGATTGATGGTCAAATACTGGGACTTGCTGCGCGGCGACACATCCGATTGGGCTGACCGTTTTTTCTACCTTGATGTGATCAAAAAATATGGACAACCCGCCCTGGATGTCGGTTGTTCCAGCGGGCGGTTGCTCCTTGACTATCTTGCACAGGAAATCGATATCGACGGTGTGGACATTTCCCCGGAAATGATCGCCATGTGCGAATTGAACGCCAAACGGAAGAATCTCACGCCGAATCTGTATGTCCAAAACATGGCGGAACTGAGCCTCCCGCGCAAGTACCGCACCATTCTGGTACCCTCCAGTTCCATTCAGTTATTGCTTAAGCCGGGCCAGGCCCTGCAGGCGATGAGACACTTTTACGACCATCTGGAATCGGGAGGGGCGCTGGCCTCGCCCTTCATGACGCTCTGGAGGCAGGGTGACCCACTGGATACTGGATTCGAACAGGAGGCTGTGCGCCCCGAGGATGGTGCAACCATCCGCAGGACAGGCTGGTCGCGTTTCGACCCCGAAACCAATATGGAGGACACCCGCGATACCTGGGAGGTTATCAAGGATGGCGTGATGATCCAGTCCGAGGTGCATTCCCAATCTCCCGCCACGCTTTCCTACACCCAGGCTGAAGCGGTTGCCCTGTTCGAACAGGCGGGCTTCAAGGATATTCAAAGCTTCAGCGAATTCACGTTTACCCCCGTCAAACCGGAAGATACCCTCTTCACGGTCGTGGGGATCAAACCATGA
- a CDS encoding DUF1579 domain-containing protein: MSHTTSSPHQLLAQLAGNWRGTSKLWLEPDKLADESSVAGTIQILLDGRFALLLYQASIEGEPQHGMFTFGYNTITDQFEASWVDSFHNNTAIMFCTGGGTEKGFSLLGSYTDPGGGPDWGWRTEVELVDKNNLVIKAYNINPEGSEAKATEMTLSRMQ, translated from the coding sequence ATGTCCCACACCACTTCCTCCCCTCACCAGCTCCTCGCCCAACTGGCCGGCAACTGGCGCGGCACTTCCAAGCTCTGGCTTGAGCCTGATAAACTTGCCGATGAATCCTCTGTTGCGGGAACCATCCAGATCCTGCTGGATGGCCGCTTTGCGCTCCTGCTCTACCAAGCCTCCATCGAGGGCGAACCTCAACATGGCATGTTCACTTTTGGTTACAATACCATCACGGACCAATTTGAGGCCAGCTGGGTGGATTCGTTCCACAACAATACCGCCATTATGTTCTGCACAGGCGGCGGCACGGAGAAGGGATTTTCGCTCCTCGGAAGTTACACCGATCCCGGCGGCGGACCGGACTGGGGCTGGCGCACCGAAGTGGAACTTGTTGATAAAAATAATCTGGTTATTAAGGCGTACAATATCAATCCCGAAGGAAGCGAAGCCAAGGCGACTGAAATGACCCTGAGCCGCATGCAATAA
- a CDS encoding four helix bundle protein: MNYQEWKKTVPEEITQDPLWGLEVYRLGFFIADITWNDTEALFKNPSTRNAADQIRRSLDGISANIAEGYSRSTGKIAPATLNTLSAKPAKQKTASTKSAMPLSLKWFYIV, encoded by the coding sequence TTGAACTATCAGGAGTGGAAGAAGACCGTGCCGGAAGAGATTACCCAAGACCCGTTGTGGGGATTGGAAGTCTATCGGCTTGGTTTCTTCATCGCCGACATTACCTGGAATGATACAGAAGCCTTGTTCAAGAATCCATCCACCCGCAATGCCGCAGACCAGATTCGCCGTTCCCTTGACGGCATTAGCGCGAATATCGCCGAAGGATACTCCCGCTCCACAGGTAAGATCGCGCCCGCTACTTTGAATACGCTCTCGGCGAAGCCCGCGAAGCAAAAGACCGCCTCTACAAAGTCCGCCATGCCATTAAGCCTGAAGTGGTTTTACATCGTATGA
- a CDS encoding OB-fold domain-containing protein translates to MAKLPSQREESLGGFVVHGIPFPVHTDEESLEFLKKMAPIQIEQEYRITYLHSYGQDSPWFAALTNKRLLASRDPASGYTTANPRGHDMYSGAETKWVDITNVPAHVHAFTVCYFGSQEFLPECPFVLALIGFEGVDTLLLTRLMGVNPDAPSLDWIGMQVRPRFLRNSKLKPTDVYFVPAKE, encoded by the coding sequence ATGGCCAAGCTGCCGTCACAACGAGAAGAAAGTTTAGGCGGGTTCGTCGTGCATGGGATTCCATTCCCCGTTCATACAGACGAGGAGTCATTGGAATTTCTGAAGAAGATGGCGCCGATCCAGATCGAGCAGGAATATAGAATCACATACCTGCATTCCTACGGACAGGACAGCCCGTGGTTCGCGGCGCTGACGAATAAACGACTGCTCGCGTCGCGCGACCCCGCAAGCGGATACACCACCGCCAACCCGCGCGGTCACGACATGTATTCAGGCGCGGAGACCAAGTGGGTCGACATCACGAACGTCCCAGCGCATGTGCATGCGTTCACGGTCTGTTATTTCGGCTCGCAGGAGTTTTTACCTGAATGTCCGTTCGTGCTGGCCTTGATCGGGTTCGAGGGTGTGGACACGCTGCTGCTCACGCGCCTGATGGGCGTGAACCCCGATGCGCCGTCGCTGGATTGGATCGGCATGCAGGTCAGGCCGCGCTTCCTGCGCAATTCGAAGTTGAAGCCGACGGATGTGTATTTCGTTCCAGCGAAGGAGTGA
- a CDS encoding carboxyl transferase domain-containing protein yields the protein MTSHLCYTRRMDTLETSVSPNDPQFLENKKHNNGLAHTLRERLAEVRQGGGEKYRKRHEEQGKLFVRDRIERLLDPGSPFLELSPLAAVGMYDLEAPGAGIVTGIGRVSNREVLIIANDATVKGGSYFPLTVKKHLRAQQIAEENHLPCLYLVDSGGANLPFQDEVFPDVNHFGRIFYNQARMSARRIPQIAAVMGSCTAGGAYVPAMSDEAVIVKGAGTIFLGGPPLVKAATGEDVTAEELGGADVHTRKSGVADHFAEDDDHAIEILRSIVETLPRGHVHSHLSALDVAPPEEPLYHADELYGVLPRAFKESFDVREIIARIVDGSKFREFKARYGTTLVCGFARIHGYPVGVIANNGVLFSESALKGTHFIELCDQRGIPLIFLQNITGFMVGKEYETGGIAKDGAKMVHAVATTRVPKLTLVIGGSFGAGNYAMAGRAYGSRFLWMWPNARISVMGGEQAANVLLTIKQDQLAREGKPALSAEEAEEFKRPLLEKYEREGSPYHSSARLWDDGVIDPVDTRQVLGLALSVVLNAPVEEQGFGVFRM from the coding sequence ATGACATCCCATTTATGCTACACTCGGCGCATGGACACCCTGGAAACATCCGTTTCTCCGAACGATCCACAATTCCTTGAAAACAAAAAACACAACAACGGGCTCGCTCATACATTGCGTGAGCGCCTTGCGGAAGTGCGTCAGGGGGGCGGCGAGAAGTATCGCAAACGCCACGAAGAACAGGGTAAACTCTTCGTCCGCGACCGTATCGAGCGCCTGCTCGACCCCGGTTCGCCGTTTCTCGAACTTTCCCCGCTCGCGGCGGTCGGTATGTACGACCTCGAAGCGCCGGGTGCGGGCATCGTCACGGGCATCGGACGCGTCAGCAACCGCGAGGTGCTCATCATCGCCAACGATGCCACGGTCAAGGGCGGCTCGTACTTTCCGCTGACCGTCAAAAAACACCTGCGCGCCCAGCAGATCGCCGAGGAAAACCACCTGCCCTGTCTCTACCTTGTGGATTCCGGCGGCGCAAATTTACCTTTTCAGGATGAAGTCTTTCCAGACGTCAATCATTTTGGGCGTATCTTCTACAATCAGGCGCGCATGTCCGCCAGGCGCATTCCGCAAATTGCCGCTGTCATGGGCAGCTGCACGGCGGGCGGTGCGTATGTCCCTGCCATGAGCGATGAGGCGGTCATCGTCAAAGGTGCAGGCACGATCTTCCTCGGCGGACCTCCGCTCGTCAAAGCCGCCACGGGGGAGGATGTCACTGCCGAGGAGCTTGGCGGCGCGGATGTCCATACGCGCAAATCTGGCGTGGCGGATCATTTCGCGGAAGATGACGATCATGCCATCGAAATTTTACGCAGCATCGTGGAAACGTTGCCGCGGGGGCATGTGCATTCGCATCTTTCCGCGCTGGATGTTGCTCCCCCCGAAGAACCCTTGTACCACGCTGACGAATTGTACGGCGTCCTGCCGCGGGCATTCAAAGAGTCCTTCGATGTGCGTGAGATCATCGCCCGCATCGTGGACGGTTCCAAATTCCGCGAGTTCAAAGCGCGGTACGGCACGACCCTTGTCTGCGGGTTCGCCCGCATTCATGGATACCCCGTCGGGGTCATCGCCAATAACGGCGTGCTGTTCAGCGAGTCCGCGCTGAAAGGGACGCACTTCATCGAACTCTGCGACCAGCGCGGCATCCCCTTGATCTTCCTGCAAAACATCACCGGCTTCATGGTCGGCAAGGAATATGAAACGGGCGGCATCGCCAAGGACGGCGCGAAGATGGTCCATGCGGTTGCCACCACCCGCGTCCCCAAGTTGACGCTCGTCATCGGCGGCTCGTTCGGCGCAGGCAACTACGCCATGGCGGGCCGCGCCTACGGCTCGCGCTTCCTGTGGATGTGGCCCAACGCCCGCATCTCGGTCATGGGCGGGGAACAAGCCGCCAACGTCCTGCTCACCATCAAGCAGGATCAACTCGCCCGTGAAGGCAAGCCAGCCCTCAGCGCGGAGGAAGCGGAAGAATTCAAACGCCCGTTGTTGGAAAAGTACGAGCGCGAAGGCAGTCCCTATCATTCATCCGCTCGATTATGGGATGACGGTGTCATCGACCCGGTAGATACGAGACAAGTACTGGGGTTGGCACTGTCGGTTGTGTTGAATGCGCCTGTTGAAGAGCAGGGATTTGGTGTGTTTAGGATGTAG
- a CDS encoding endonuclease MutS2, whose amino-acid sequence MDSKTLNVLEYPKILERLAGYCDFSASMEMARALEPTDSFDLASARLAETTEARKLLSVRDVGIGGAHDIRPAADLAARGGVLDPQHLLDIKSTLISCREIKKSFEKSRGGSEKSPAIKSAQDEPRPYLEYPRLAQLAEALPESHGIVDAVTRVLSDRGEVLDSASPKLASLRREIKVAHGRLMTRLQRYLTESAKKLQEPIITQRDGRYVIPLRAEFKGSIKAVIHDQSASGATLFVEPLPVVELNNEIRELELKERDEERRILAEVSALVGEHAAELKYGVENLAMLDLIFAKSKYADDLKASEPVLNELKSLKVASSKAAIQQPSNIQPANLKLIQARHPLLHPDTVVPIDVDPREGTRAIVITGPNTGGKTVSLKTVGLLVLMAQSGLHIPVQSGSELPCFHSVHADIGDEQSIEQSLSTFSGHITNIIRILKQIDHRSLVIFDELGSGTDPQEGAAIARAILTHLLDTGAMTLVATHYPELKTFAHSTEAVVNASLEFDIKTLRPTFKLTLGLPGRSNALAIAQKLGLPQSIIESARAEINPLDLRADKLLDDIRKERNRTSREREKLEKTRAKLEKQSLDLEKRLEKIEDERRETLAKTRAEGELEVAVLKRNIDSLKTQLKKAGQPLQAIRAIEEKIGEMEGKVEAPVERRSGQFSVTANQFLKLGEKVNVSTLNAEGVVTALGEADAEVQIGTIRVRARLSDLVRRQTVDDSAQTEKARQPSSTIHRPSSTSPGMEVDLRGLMSDDALDKMERYLEQAYLAGLPFVRIIHGKGTGKLRQAVRAALSGHAYVKSFEEGGDKEGGEGVTVAKLNAG is encoded by the coding sequence ATGGACAGCAAGACTCTCAACGTACTCGAATACCCGAAGATTCTCGAACGGCTTGCGGGCTACTGCGATTTTTCCGCTTCGATGGAAATGGCACGTGCTCTTGAGCCCACGGACTCGTTCGACCTCGCCAGCGCCCGCCTTGCGGAGACGACCGAGGCGCGCAAGTTGTTATCCGTGCGTGATGTTGGCATCGGCGGCGCACATGACATCCGCCCGGCCGCGGACCTCGCCGCGCGCGGCGGCGTGCTGGATCCCCAGCATTTGCTCGACATCAAATCTACGCTCATCTCCTGCCGTGAAATAAAAAAATCATTTGAAAAAAGCAGGGGCGGGTCTGAGAAAAGCCCCGCTATTAAGAGCGCTCAGGATGAACCCCGGCCCTATCTCGAATATCCACGCCTTGCGCAGCTCGCCGAGGCGTTGCCGGAATCCCACGGCATCGTGGATGCGGTCACGCGCGTGCTTTCAGACCGCGGCGAAGTATTGGATTCCGCTTCGCCCAAACTGGCCTCCCTGCGCCGCGAGATCAAGGTGGCACACGGACGTTTGATGACCCGCCTGCAGCGCTACCTGACCGAGTCGGCGAAGAAATTACAGGAACCGATCATCACCCAGCGGGACGGCCGTTATGTGATTCCATTGCGCGCCGAATTCAAGGGGAGTATCAAGGCGGTCATCCATGACCAGTCCGCCAGCGGCGCGACGTTGTTCGTCGAGCCTTTGCCAGTCGTGGAACTCAACAACGAAATCCGCGAACTGGAATTAAAGGAACGCGATGAAGAACGCCGCATCCTTGCTGAAGTATCCGCACTCGTGGGCGAACATGCCGCTGAATTGAAGTATGGTGTTGAAAACCTTGCCATGCTGGATTTGATTTTTGCGAAATCGAAATATGCAGATGACTTGAAGGCGAGTGAGCCAGTACTGAATGAGTTGAAAAGTTTGAAAGTTGCAAGTTCAAAAGCTGCAATCCAACAACCTTCCAACATTCAACCTGCAAACCTGAAACTGATTCAAGCCCGTCATCCTCTTCTCCACCCTGATACCGTTGTGCCCATTGACGTTGACCCGCGTGAAGGGACGCGCGCCATCGTGATCACAGGTCCCAACACGGGCGGCAAGACGGTTTCATTGAAAACGGTCGGCCTGCTGGTGTTGATGGCGCAAAGCGGACTTCATATCCCCGTACAAAGCGGCTCCGAGCTGCCCTGTTTCCATTCGGTCCATGCCGATATCGGTGATGAGCAATCCATCGAGCAGTCGCTTTCCACGTTCAGCGGCCACATTACCAACATCATTCGCATCCTCAAGCAGATCGATCACCGCTCGCTGGTCATCTTCGATGAACTCGGCTCGGGCACGGACCCGCAGGAGGGCGCGGCCATTGCGCGTGCGATCCTCACTCACTTGCTGGATACAGGCGCGATGACTCTGGTTGCCACGCATTACCCCGAATTGAAAACCTTCGCCCATTCCACGGAGGCCGTGGTCAATGCCTCGCTTGAATTCGACATCAAAACGCTTCGCCCCACCTTCAAGCTGACCCTGGGACTCCCGGGTAGGTCCAATGCGCTCGCCATCGCGCAGAAACTGGGACTCCCGCAATCCATCATTGAATCCGCGCGCGCGGAGATCAATCCACTGGATTTGCGGGCCGATAAACTGCTGGATGACATCCGCAAGGAGCGCAACCGCACCTCCCGCGAGCGTGAGAAGCTGGAGAAAACGCGCGCCAAACTTGAAAAGCAGTCGCTTGATCTTGAAAAGCGGCTCGAAAAAATAGAAGACGAACGCCGTGAGACGCTTGCCAAAACCCGTGCCGAGGGCGAGTTGGAAGTGGCCGTTCTGAAACGAAATATCGACTCGTTGAAAACGCAGTTGAAGAAAGCCGGCCAGCCTTTGCAGGCCATTCGAGCCATCGAAGAGAAGATCGGCGAGATGGAAGGGAAGGTTGAGGCACCTGTGGAGCGGCGCAGTGGTCAGTTCTCAGTGACCGCCAACCAGTTCTTGAAATTGGGCGAGAAAGTCAATGTCAGCACATTGAATGCCGAGGGCGTGGTGACAGCCCTGGGCGAGGCTGATGCGGAAGTCCAAATTGGGACGATCCGCGTGCGGGCCAGGTTGTCCGATTTGGTCAGACGACAGACCGTGGACGATAGTGCACAGACCGAAAAAGCTCGGCAACCATCGTCCACCATCCACCGTCCATCGTCCACCTCGCCCGGCATGGAAGTGGATTTACGCGGACTGATGTCCGATGACGCATTGGATAAGATGGAGCGCTATTTGGAGCAGGCCTATCTTGCGGGCCTGCCGTTCGTGCGCATCATCCACGGCAAAGGGACGGGGAAATTGCGACAGGCGGTACGCGCCGCGCTGAGCGGTCATGCGTATGTCAAATCCTTCGAAGAGGGCGGGGATAAGGAAGGCGGCGAAGGCGTGACCGTGGCAAAGCTGAACGCGGGATGA
- a CDS encoding FHA domain-containing protein, producing MQTGSLPKFCPVCKLANDNRAVICEFCGASFVDLHLGRETTRNITNRRTTDLIHQDYELKTAYHGMAFFLHGKTEPFALHDDDVIYVGRLEEAAKDTIEVFVDLAPVDGFAQGVSRRHAMIQRVENRYEIIDLHSSNGTFLNGTRLLPSKPYELKSGAVVQLGRLKLILIFTW from the coding sequence ATGCAAACAGGCTCCCTGCCCAAATTCTGCCCGGTCTGTAAACTGGCGAATGACAATCGTGCAGTTATATGTGAATTTTGCGGGGCAAGTTTTGTGGATTTGCACCTGGGGCGTGAAACCACCCGGAACATAACCAACCGGCGCACAACCGACCTGATCCATCAGGATTATGAACTTAAAACAGCGTACCACGGAATGGCGTTTTTTCTTCATGGCAAGACGGAACCGTTTGCCCTGCATGATGATGATGTCATTTATGTAGGACGGCTGGAAGAGGCGGCAAAGGATACAATCGAAGTGTTTGTGGACCTTGCCCCGGTTGACGGTTTTGCCCAGGGTGTTTCCAGAAGACATGCGATGATCCAGAGGGTGGAGAACCGATATGAGATTATCGATTTGCACAGCAGTAATGGGACGTTCCTGAACGGAACCCGCCTTCTTCCGTCAAAACCCTATGAGTTGAAGAGCGGCGCTGTTGTTCAATTGGGTCGTTTGAAATTGATTTTAATTTTTACGTGGTAG
- a CDS encoding NAD-dependent epimerase/dehydratase family protein produces MKILVLGGARFLGRHLVNSARVRRHELTLFNRGQTNPALFQKIKKIRGDREKDLDQLSGQWDAVIDTCGYVPRVVKMSAEALKDKVGRYVFISSISVYADLSKNGIRESHTVGTLEDETVEEITDETYGPLKALCEQTVQDVFGISSSIIRPGLIVGPHDPTDRFTYWVSRIARGGEVLAPDRPDAPTQIIDVRDLADFIIQLIEQDVSGVFHATGETVSLETVFQTCKMVSGSDANFKWASVDFLHQHKVAPWSDMPVWLPDTGQYAGFAHVDVSKAVNAGLTWTPLAETIKDILAWSSELPADYEMKAGLSDARERELLDLLKKAQGSRIL; encoded by the coding sequence ATGAAGATCCTGGTCCTCGGCGGCGCGCGTTTTTTGGGGCGTCACCTTGTCAATTCTGCGCGGGTCCGCAGGCATGAGCTTACACTCTTTAATCGCGGACAGACGAACCCCGCCCTGTTTCAGAAGATTAAAAAAATTCGGGGAGACCGTGAAAAGGACCTCGACCAGTTATCGGGCCAGTGGGATGCGGTCATCGATACCTGCGGCTATGTCCCGCGTGTTGTGAAAATGTCCGCCGAGGCGTTGAAGGATAAAGTCGGGCGATATGTCTTTATCTCCAGCATCTCCGTATATGCTGATTTGTCCAAAAACGGAATCAGGGAAAGCCATACGGTTGGCACGCTCGAAGATGAAACGGTGGAGGAAATCACGGACGAAACGTATGGTCCGTTGAAGGCGCTATGTGAGCAGACTGTGCAGGATGTGTTTGGAATCAGCTCGTCGATCATCCGTCCCGGGCTTATCGTCGGTCCGCATGACCCGACGGATCGGTTTACCTATTGGGTCTCGCGCATTGCGCGCGGCGGCGAGGTGCTCGCGCCGGACCGCCCCGATGCGCCGACGCAGATCATTGACGTCCGCGATCTGGCTGACTTCATCATCCAATTGATCGAGCAGGATGTCTCCGGGGTGTTCCATGCGACGGGCGAGACGGTCTCTCTTGAAACGGTATTTCAGACCTGTAAAATGGTGAGCGGCAGTGATGCGAATTTCAAATGGGCTTCGGTTGATTTTCTGCATCAACACAAGGTTGCGCCTTGGAGCGACATGCCCGTCTGGCTTCCCGATACCGGGCAGTATGCAGGGTTCGCGCATGTGGATGTTTCCAAAGCTGTCAATGCGGGGCTGACATGGACGCCGCTGGCCGAAACCATCAAGGATATCCTCGCATGGTCGTCCGAGCTTCCCGCCGATTATGAGATGAAAGCGGGCTTGAGCGATGCTCGTGAAAGGGAGTTGTTGGATTTGCTGAAGAAGGCCCAAGGAAGCAGGATTTTGTAA
- a CDS encoding EAL domain-containing protein: MRVPAQVYPRIGIALLSMGVYALVFYVLYPSIGGIVAALCIFPLVVIGWLLGVYGGLVFGILSFPLNVFMSRLMGYPSTETISHFLTGSLIITLVGMGTGWIKGLLDRLHRQAEELREERKILHEEMEKRIRAEERLIHEALHDPLTNLPNRRLFMNRLEHAIEWNRRYPSDLFAVLYLDFDRFKIINDNMGHNVGDLLLIEMGRRLKHSIRTMDMVARMGGDEFAVLLEAVKGSDQVVTIVKRLQRSLAAPFEAEENTIHMTASIGVVMSLQRYERTDDVIRDADIAMYNAKVGGKNNFRVFDIGMREQAESVLKLESDLRSAFRNGEFQIQYQPIFSLKPHRLSGFEALIRWEHPERGVLYPADFMKAAEESGLIIPIGQWVLCEACRQTKQWQVQFGMDPPLTISVNISSRQFSQPDLIQQIDEILKATELPANSLSLELTEMTLIEDMEVAVIKIERLRKIGVGIDIDDFGTGYSSLGYLRHLPVDNLKLDRSFVSTLGVNRSAIPIIRAIIAMANSLGMNVIAEGIETENQVNSLIEMKCDYGQGFLFNKPIDHNAALELIKKDHRKYMRR; the protein is encoded by the coding sequence ATGAGAGTCCCCGCCCAGGTTTATCCCCGCATTGGAATTGCGCTCCTCAGTATGGGGGTGTACGCGCTTGTTTTCTACGTACTCTACCCTTCCATCGGCGGGATAGTTGCGGCGTTGTGCATCTTTCCGCTGGTCGTCATCGGATGGCTGTTGGGGGTATACGGCGGACTGGTGTTTGGAATCCTCAGCTTCCCTCTGAATGTTTTCATGTCCCGCCTGATGGGGTATCCCAGCACCGAAACCATCAGTCACTTCCTGACGGGCAGTCTGATCATAACCCTGGTCGGCATGGGGACCGGCTGGATCAAGGGGCTGTTGGACCGCCTCCATCGGCAGGCAGAGGAGTTGAGGGAGGAACGGAAGATCCTGCATGAAGAGATGGAAAAGAGGATCCGGGCGGAGGAACGCCTGATCCACGAGGCGCTGCACGACCCGTTGACGAACCTGCCCAACCGCAGGCTGTTCATGAACCGCCTCGAACATGCCATCGAGTGGAACAGGCGCTATCCCAGCGACCTGTTCGCGGTGCTCTACCTGGATTTCGACCGATTCAAGATCATCAACGACAATATGGGACACAACGTCGGCGACCTGCTTTTGATCGAGATGGGGCGGCGGTTGAAACATTCCATCCGCACAATGGACATGGTTGCCCGCATGGGAGGGGATGAATTCGCCGTCCTGCTCGAAGCCGTCAAAGGCAGCGACCAGGTCGTCACCATCGTAAAACGGCTTCAGCGCAGCCTGGCAGCCCCGTTCGAGGCGGAGGAGAACACCATCCACATGACCGCAAGCATCGGCGTGGTGATGAGCCTGCAGCGATACGAACGAACGGACGACGTGATCCGGGATGCGGATATCGCCATGTACAACGCGAAGGTTGGCGGGAAGAACAATTTCAGGGTCTTCGACATCGGGATGAGGGAGCAGGCTGAGAGCGTCTTGAAACTGGAGAGCGACCTGCGCAGCGCGTTCCGCAACGGGGAGTTCCAGATCCAGTACCAGCCGATCTTCTCGTTGAAGCCCCATAGGTTGAGCGGTTTTGAAGCCTTGATACGCTGGGAACATCCCGAACGGGGCGTGCTGTACCCAGCCGACTTCATGAAAGCCGCCGAGGAGTCCGGGCTGATCATCCCCATCGGTCAATGGGTGCTGTGCGAGGCGTGCCGGCAGACGAAACAATGGCAGGTCCAATTCGGCATGGATCCGCCCCTGACCATCAGCGTCAACATTTCCAGCCGGCAGTTTTCCCAACCCGACCTGATCCAGCAGATCGATGAAATCCTGAAGGCAACGGAACTGCCGGCGAACAGCCTGTCTCTGGAATTGACAGAGATGACGCTGATCGAGGACATGGAGGTGGCGGTGATAAAGATCGAACGCCTCCGCAAGATCGGCGTGGGGATCGACATCGACGACTTCGGCACCGGGTACTCGTCACTGGGCTATTTGCGGCACCTGCCCGTGGACAACCTCAAATTAGACCGCTCGTTCGTCAGCACACTCGGCGTCAACCGCAGCGCGATCCCCATCATCCGCGCGATTATCGCCATGGCGAACAGCCTGGGGATGAACGTCATCGCCGAAGGGATCGAAACCGAAAACCAGGTCAACAGCCTGATCGAGATGAAGTGCGATTACGGGCAGGGCTTTCTCTTCAACAAGCCGATCGACCACAACGCTGCGTTGGAATTGATAAAAAAGGATCACCGCAAATACATGCGCCGCTGA